A region of Chitinophaga horti DNA encodes the following proteins:
- a CDS encoding DUF5703 domain-containing protein: MTKILFLLSMLFCGTAFAQADPSYNIVWHSPSDHAGASMPCGGGDIGMNVWVEKGELLIYAARSGSFDEHNGLMKAGRLRIRLTPNPFEGEDFRQELHLQEGYVSISGKHKGTQATVQIWADVHQPVAHISIKSNQQIKVDAGYESWRYRDRAVASRENFGNSWKWAAPKNNIIRKDSVTFEKGGVLFVHHNSDSTIFDATVAQQQLQPVKDSLYNPLKKLAFGGLFYGDAFIPSGTYEGVYANTDFKGWRLISKQAAKSHQLHLALHTAQTNDVSAWRQTLQKLTVTDKRSATLNRQWWQAFWQRSFIEIDPGKKDSTAWQVGRNYQLFRYMLACNAYGNWPTKFNGGLLTVDPVYTDTAMKLTPDYRNWGGGLHTMQNQRLVYFPMIRSGDWDMMQAHFEFYYRIQRTAELRSKVYWNHDGACFTEQMENFGLPNFAEYGQKRPAGYDPGMEFNAWLEYEWDTVLEFCLMMLERQRYTGKLDPRTIPFIESCLQFFDEHYQYLARKRGSKALDGNGKLVLYPGSAAETYKMAYNASSTIAALTTVTKGLVNVLANDTARLKWQQFLQRIPPIAYTQIDGHTTIAPAKSWERINNVESPQLYPVFPWGMYGVGKPGLDTALNTWHQDTSVIKFRSHVGWKQDNIWAARLGLREEAWRLTALKLQNSSRRFPAFWGPGFDWAPDHNWGGSGMIGLQEMLLQTDGDRILLFPGWPGDKDVHFKLHAPRQTTVEATLKDGKVVYLQVEPATEAHRVEVMLK; this comes from the coding sequence ATGACAAAAATCCTTTTCCTGTTAAGCATGCTTTTCTGCGGAACTGCATTTGCACAGGCAGATCCATCCTATAATATCGTATGGCATAGTCCCAGTGACCATGCAGGCGCCTCCATGCCCTGCGGTGGTGGCGATATCGGGATGAACGTGTGGGTGGAAAAGGGAGAGTTACTCATCTACGCCGCCCGCAGTGGCAGCTTCGATGAACATAACGGGTTAATGAAAGCCGGCCGCCTGCGTATCCGCCTTACTCCGAATCCATTCGAAGGAGAGGACTTTCGGCAGGAGTTGCATTTACAGGAAGGCTATGTGAGCATATCTGGCAAACACAAAGGCACGCAGGCGACCGTTCAGATATGGGCCGACGTACATCAGCCGGTAGCGCATATTTCCATCAAATCGAATCAACAAATAAAAGTAGACGCGGGCTATGAAAGCTGGCGTTACCGCGACAGGGCAGTAGCATCCCGCGAAAACTTCGGTAACTCCTGGAAGTGGGCAGCACCGAAGAATAACATCATCCGGAAAGATTCGGTAACGTTTGAGAAAGGAGGCGTACTATTCGTGCATCACAATAGCGACTCCACGATCTTCGATGCCACGGTGGCGCAACAACAGCTGCAGCCGGTCAAAGACAGCCTGTATAATCCCTTAAAAAAACTCGCTTTCGGCGGCCTGTTCTACGGAGATGCCTTCATCCCGTCCGGCACGTACGAAGGCGTTTACGCGAATACCGACTTTAAAGGATGGCGGCTCATCTCTAAACAGGCCGCTAAAAGCCACCAGCTGCACCTCGCGCTGCATACGGCTCAAACGAACGATGTAAGCGCCTGGCGGCAAACATTGCAGAAATTAACAGTAACCGATAAACGAAGCGCAACGCTAAATCGTCAATGGTGGCAGGCTTTCTGGCAGCGTAGTTTTATAGAGATTGATCCGGGCAAGAAAGACAGCACCGCCTGGCAGGTAGGCCGCAACTATCAGCTGTTCCGCTACATGCTTGCGTGTAATGCTTACGGTAACTGGCCAACGAAGTTTAACGGCGGCCTGTTAACCGTCGATCCGGTGTATACCGACACGGCCATGAAACTCACGCCAGACTATCGCAACTGGGGCGGCGGACTGCACACTATGCAGAACCAGCGACTGGTGTACTTCCCGATGATACGCTCCGGCGACTGGGACATGATGCAGGCGCATTTTGAATTTTACTATCGCATACAACGCACCGCGGAACTTCGGTCAAAAGTTTATTGGAATCACGACGGTGCTTGTTTTACGGAGCAGATGGAAAACTTCGGTCTGCCCAACTTCGCCGAATACGGCCAGAAACGCCCTGCCGGGTACGATCCTGGGATGGAGTTCAACGCCTGGCTGGAATATGAGTGGGACACGGTGCTGGAGTTTTGCCTCATGATGCTCGAACGGCAACGTTACACCGGCAAGCTGGACCCGCGCACCATCCCCTTCATCGAAAGCTGCCTGCAATTCTTCGATGAACACTACCAGTACCTTGCCCGCAAACGTGGCAGCAAAGCGCTCGACGGGAACGGCAAGTTAGTACTGTATCCTGGCAGCGCGGCGGAAACTTACAAGATGGCGTACAACGCCAGTTCCACCATCGCCGCCCTAACAACGGTCACAAAAGGTTTGGTGAATGTGTTGGCGAACGATACAGCCCGGCTGAAGTGGCAGCAATTCCTCCAACGCATCCCACCGATAGCTTACACTCAAATTGATGGCCATACGACCATTGCCCCCGCCAAAAGTTGGGAGCGCATCAATAATGTAGAATCGCCACAGCTGTACCCGGTATTCCCCTGGGGAATGTATGGAGTCGGCAAACCCGGACTGGATACCGCACTCAATACCTGGCACCAAGACACGAGCGTCATTAAATTCCGCAGTCATGTTGGTTGGAAACAGGATAACATCTGGGCTGCCCGCCTGGGCCTGCGGGAGGAAGCCTGGCGCCTGACGGCCTTAAAACTGCAAAATAGCAGCCGCCGTTTCCCGGCATTCTGGGGCCCGGGTTTCGACTGGGCGCCCGATCACAACTGGGGTGGCAGCGGGATGATCGGTTT